The DNA region TTCGCCGCCCGCACCACCTGGGGCAGGCGCGTCATCGGGCTGCTCATCGCCGCAGGCTCCCTCGTGGTGTCGGCCGGCTGGTGGGTCGTCGCCGTGTGGTTGTGGCCGGCGGAGTCCCGCCCGTACATCGGCGGTTCGACGAACAACACCGTCCTCGACCTGGTGTTCGGCTACAACGGCCTCGGTCGGATCTTCGGCGGCTCGGGCAACGGCGGCGGAGGCGGCGGCATGACCGGCGGCACTGCGGGTGGCTCGTTCGGTGGCTCGACGGGCCTGAACCGGCTGTTCTCGTCCGAGATGGGGCTCGAGATCTCGTGGCTCCTGCCCGCCGCGCTCATCGCGCTGGTCGTCGGCGTGGTCGTCGTCGGTCGTCGACACCTCGCCGATCCGGCCCGCGCCGGTCTCGTCCTGTGGGGCGGCTGGCTCCTGGTCACCGGACTCGTGTTCTCGTACATGTCCGGCACGATCCACCCGTACTACACGGTGGCGCTGGCACCGGCGATCGCCGGACTCGTCGGCACCGGCGGCGCGCTGCTCTGGCACGCACGAGCGCGCTTCGTCGGCCGGATCGGCCTCGCCGCGATGATCGGCACCACGGCCTTCTGGGGCTGGTGCCTGCTCAACGAGAACCCGACGTGGCTGCCCTGGCTCCGCTGGGTGATGCTGGCCGGCGGCCTGCTGTCCGCAGCGCTCGTCGTGATGGGCAGCGTCCCGTCACTCCGCAAGCTGGTCACGGTCGGCGTCCTCGCGGGCACCCTGTTCGGGCTCACCGGCACCACGGCCTACGCCCTCGCCACGACGACCGTCGCGCACTCCGGTTCGATCCCGAGCGTCGGTCCGGCGGGCAGCAGCTCCGGCGCGACGGGCGGCGGTGGCACGGGTGGCATGCCGGGAGGCACGGGGGGACCCGGCGGATCGGCCGCCGGTTCCGACAGTGACGGCTCCACCACCGACGACGGCTCCCAGCAGGGTCCCGGCGGCACCCCGCCGGAGGGCATGACCGGCGAGGCGCCGGGCAACTCCGCCGGCGGCACCACCGAGGGCTCGACCGACGGCGCTCCCAGCGGCACCGGGGGCGGCATGGGCGGCGAGGGGTCGACGACCTCGTCGGCCCTGCAGAAGCTGCTCGAGGCGTCCGACGCGAAGTGGGCGGCCGCCGTCAACGGATCGCAGTCGGCCGCGCAGCTCGAACTCGACACCGACACCGCCGTGATGGCGATCGGCGGCTGGTCGAGCGACCCGGCACCCACGCTCGCCCAGTTCAAGGCGTACGTCGCCGACGGGGACATCGGGTACTACGTCTCCTCCGGCTCCGGTGGCGGCGGCATGGGCGGCGGTTCGTCCACGGCCTCGGCGATCCAGGAGTGGGTCGCGGCGAACTACGAGTCGACCACGGTCGGCGGGCAGACCGTCTACGACCTGAGCACCACGAAGTGATCGACGACGAGGGCGCGGTGGATAGGCTCGCGGACGTGACCGGCCAACCGCTGCAGCGCACCGACGGCACCCCCGTCCGCGCCCTCGTCGTCGACGACGAGCACGCCCTGGCCGACGCCGTCGCCCTCGCGTTCGAGGGGGACGGCTGGGCCGTGCGGGCGGTTCACCGTGGCCGTGACGTCCTGTTCGCCGCGCGGGAGTTCCAACCCGACGTCATCGTCCTCGACGTGATGCTGCCGGACATCGACGGCTTCGAGGTGCTCGAGCGGCTCCGCGACTCCCGCGACACCGTCCGTGTGCTGTTCCTCACCGCGCGCGACGCCCCGGAGGACCGGCTCGCCGGGCTCACCGGCGGCGGGGACGACTACCTGACGAAGCCCTTCGGCATCGACGAGCTGCTCGTCCGGGCGCGGATCCTCGCACGGACCTCCGCTCGGGTCGCAGCGGTGGGCGGGAGCGCCGAGGTGGTGGTCGGTGACCTCCGCCTCGACGAGGACGCCCGCGCCGTCAGCCGTGCCGGCGAACCGATCGAGCTCACACCGACCGAGTACGAGCTGCTGCGGCACCTGGCGCGGAACGCCAACCGGGTGCTCTCGCGGGAACAGCTGCTCGCAGGCGTCTGGGGGATGGACTTCGGGTCGTCGTCGAACCTGGTCGACATGTACGTGTCGTACCTGCGGAAGAAGCTCGACGCCGGACGCGAGCCGATGCTGCAGACCGTGCGCGGGGCAGGGTACGTCTTGCGGCCGACGACGTGAGCCGATCGACGAAGGCGATCCGGGCCCGTCCGACCCGCGCCGGTCGGGTGCCGTCGTTGCGGTGGCGGGTCGTGGCTGCCGTCGCGCTCCTGCTCGTCGCGACGAACGTCGTCGTCGGAGCGGTGACCGTCGTCGCGTTCCGGGGGTACCTGGTCGACCGCCTCGACGCGGAGCTGTCGGCGGCGGCGAACCGGACCGTCGGTGGCCGGGACGGTGCGGACGCGCCCACCGGCCCACCGCCCGAGTCGTCGTCGGGATCGTCATCGGGATCGTCGTCGGACCGCCCGGATCCGGACAACGCCTTCATCGGAGCGCCCGGGCAGTCCGCCGGCACCGTCGTCGCGATCGTCCGCGACGGCGACGTGGTGCTCGGCGGGTACACCGACAGCGACGGCGACCAGCACGGGCTGTCGTCGGCGCAACGGAAGACGCTCACCGCGGTCGACAGCGGCGCCGACCCGGCGACGATCGACCTCGGCTCGCTCGGCACCTACCGGGTGCAGGCGGTCGGGGACGACGGCGACGTGTTCGTCACCGCACTCCCCCTCGGCGACCTGAACGCCGCCATCACCCGCCTGTTGCTCGTCATCGGGATCGTCACGGTGCTGGGCCTCGTCGTCGCTGCGTGGGCCCTCGCACTGCTCGTGCGGCGGTCCCTCCGACCGCTCGAACGCGTCGCCGCGGTCGCCTCCGGGGTGACCGCTCTCGACCTCGAACGCGGCGACACCGACATCCCGGTGCGGGTCGCCGACGCCGACCTCACCGCGAACCGCGAGGTCGGGCAGGTCGGCACTGCGCTGAACCGGCTGCTCGGGCACGTCGCCCGAGCCCTGACGGTGCGCCGCGACGCCGAGGCCGGCATGCGGACCTTCGTCGCCGACGCCTCGCACGAACTGCGGACGCCGATCGCGACGGTCCGGGCCTACGCCGAGCTGACCGCGCGCTCGTCGGACCTCGACGCGATCCACCGGAACGTCGACCGGATCGGCCGGGAGGCCGTGCGGATGGGCGACCTCGTCGAGGAGCTCCTGCTGCTCGCGCGGCTCGACGCGACGGCCCTGGCGTCCGGGGCTCCGGTGTCCCCGCTCGTGCGCGAACCCGTCGACCTGACCTCGATCGTGGTCGAGGCGACGATGGACGCCCGAGCCACCGCTCCCGGGCACCGGTGGACCCTGCAGATCGTCGACGACCACCCGCTGACCGTGACGGGCGACGCGGAGCAGCTGCGCCGCGTCGTGACGAACCTGCTCGCGAACGCCCGGACGCACACCCCGACCGGGACCGCGGTGGTGGTGTCGTTGCAGCGGGTGGGGCCGTCCGGAGCCGGTGCGGCCGCTCGCCTCGTCGTGGCCAACGACGGGCCGGTGATCCCGGCGGAGGCCGTGCCGACGCTGTTCGACCGGTTCACCCGGGGCGAGGCGTCTCGGACCCGTGCGCAGGGCCAGGGGACGAGCGGCCTCGGGCTGGCGATCGTGCAGGCCGTGGTGTCGTCGCACGGCGGGAGCGTGCGGGTGGCCTCCGGCCCCGGTCGGACGGCGTTCACGGTGGACCTGCCGGGGCCGCCCGACGTGCTCGCCGAGCTCGTCCCGCTCGCCGACTGAGGCGGAGGGTGGCACACCTTCGCGGCGCTGGACCGATCGTCAGACGATCGTCCAACGTCCGGGCCGAACGCGTGCGACCCGGCACCCGACGACACAGGCTGGGTCCTGTCCGAGCTGGACGACCCACACGGGTCACCACCGCAGAGATGGGAACACGATCATGAACTCGTTCAAGCGCAAGTCCGTCAAGCTCCTCGCCGGCACCGCACTCGGTGGCGCCGTCATCGCCGGGGCGTTCGTCGCGGCACCGGCACAGGCCGCCGAGCCCGCACCGAGCACCTCGGCCTCCGTCGGCGGCAACGTCAACGTGAACCTCGACCCGGTCGCGATCGTCAACGCGATCAAGGACGCCGTGAACGACCAGAGCGACCGCGGCGGCGCCGTGCAGGCCGCGCTCGACGTCGGCTACTGGAACGCCGGCAACCCCGATCGCCTCACCGTCGCGGTGGTCAACAAGAACCAGGACATCACGGTGTCCGGCGACGTCGCCGACGCCCAGTCGATCGACATCAAGGGCGGCAACTACGTCATCTACTGGTTCAAGGGCCCCGGCTCGATCACGAACAACGGTGACGGTGGCTGGCTGAACTGGGGTGCGTTCGGCAACATCGAACGCATCGACAACGTCATCCACGTGAACGGCGGCTGATCTGCCGGCGCTGATCTGCCGGCGCTGATCCGTCGGCGCTGCACCGACGCCCCCGGGGACCACGGTCTCAGGGGGCGTCGTCGTGCGTGGCGGGACGCTCGGCGGCCGGCTCGATCGCCGGGGGCCAGGTCCGTGCTGCACCGCGGACCTCGCGCCGTGCACGGATCCACCCCTTCACGAAGGCGACCGACACCAGCGCCGTCCGGTTCGGCGCCTTCCACGCCTTCATCAGCCGTCCGAGGTGCCACGCGACGGCTTGGCGGCTGTAGGCCGTCTCCTTCGCGATCTCGTCGTTGGAGAGCCCCTGCGCGGCGAGCGCGAGCATCTGCTCCTCGGTCTCGTCGAGGCCGGGCGCACGGGCGACGAGGTCGATCTCCCCGGTGGTGACCGCCGCCGCGGACTCGCCCGCCGATCGCCGTCGCTGCTGGGCCCAGGCCTCGGCCCAGCACGAGCCGAGTTCGTGGGCGACGAGCGAGGCGCGGCTCATCGCGAGCATCGTCCGGCCGGCGTGGTCGAGCGTGACGGCGTGGTCGCGGGTGGCCGTGTGCATGACGAGGGCGAAGACCCGGATCGCCGGCAGGGCCCCGCGGAGCACGACCGACACGTCGACACGGGGGTCCTGGGCGCTCGCGGCCGCCACCGCGCGCAGCTGGGCGAGGCACTCGCGGTCGACGGGTTCACCGCGCTCGACGGCACGCAGCGCGGCCGGGAGCACGAGCGGGACGATCTCGGCGTACCGGCGTCGCAGCCAGTCGTGGCCGTCTGGTCGGATGCCGTGCAGCGGAGGCGTGAGCAGGAGCTCCTCGAACTCCGGACACCGCTCGTCGAGCGCCAGGCCGAGCCGCTCCCCCGGGAGCAGCACCGCCGATCGGTGTGCGTCGTCGCGCTCGGTCGTCATCGTCCGTCGACCGTATCCGCGCGACACCTGTCGTGTTCGACCGTGACGTGAACGGTCACCGAACGCCGTTCTTACCGGGAGCACAGCGCACTGCCTCGGTCCGCATGTGCCCGCTGCCGAGCATGAGCGGCATGACGGAGACGAACCAGACCCTCGACATCGACATCGTCGTCCCCTGCTACAACGAGCAGGACACGCTCGCGGCCCACGTGCGCCGCCTGCACACGTTCTGCCGGACGTCGTTGCACCACACCTGGCGGATCACGATCGCCGACAACGCCTCGACCGACGACACCGCGCGGATCGCCGACGACCTGGCCGCCATGCTGCCCGGCGTGCACGCGGTCCACCTGCCCGAGAAGGGTCGTGGGCGGGCACTCAAGGCCGTGTGGGGTGCATCTCCGGCGACGGTGCTCGTGTACGTCGACGAGGACCTGTCGACGGACCTCGCGGCACTCGAGCCGCTCGTGGCACCGCTGCTCTCCGGGCACTCCGACCTGGCGATCGGCACGCGGTTGGCGGACTCGTCGCGGGTGGTGCGGGGCAGCAAGCGCGAGTTCATCTCCCGCTCGTACAACCTGCTGCTCCGCACGACGATGGGGGTGTCGTTCTCGGACGCCCAGTGCGGGTTCAAGGCGGTCACGAAACGGGCGGCCGACCAGCTGCTGCCGCTGTGCGAGGACGACGCGTGGTTCTTCGACACCGAGATGCTCGTGCTCGCCGAGCACGCGGGCCTCCGGATCCACGAGGTGCCGGTGGACTGGGTCGACGACGTGAACTCGTCGGTGCAGATCGCCTCGACCGCCACCGAGGACCTCAAGGGCATGTGGCGCGTCTCGCGGGGCATCGCCAGCGGGCGGGTGCCGGTGGGTGCCGTGTACGAGACCATCGGCCGCCGTCCGTTCACGCCACCGCACGTCGGGTTCCTCGGGCAGGTGCTGCGCTTCGGCGCCATCGGGGTGCTGTCGACCGTCGCGTTCGCAGTGCTGTACGCACTGTTCCGTCCGGCGATCGGGGCGCAGACGGCGGACTTCACCGCCCTGTTGCTGACCGCGATCGGCAACACCGCACTGAACCGGCGCTTCACCTTCGGCCTCCGCGGGCGGGCCGGGGCGGGGCGGCACCACGTGCAGGGGCTGGTCGTGTTCGGCATCGCCTGGGCGATCACGTCGGGGTCCCTGGTCGTGCTGCACAGCAGCGTGCCGGGAGCGTCGCACGGTGCCGAGATCCTGGTCTTGACGGCCGCCAACCTGGTCGCGACCTGCGTCCGGTTCGTGCTGTTCAAGGCGTGGGTGTTCCGCAGCGGCCGCCGTCGCCCGGAGCTCATCCGCGCCGGTACGACCCCCGCCGCCGACGCCAGCACGGCGGTGACGGAGCCGATCACCGTCGACGAACGGACCGGCGAGCGCGCGGCCTGACACCGTGCCGGGCTGGCCACTCGGTGCGGGGTCGTTCGGCACGTGCGGTCCGCCGCACCGCGCGGTGTTGCGTGGGCGGTATACCGCGCCGTAGCATCGCCGTACCGCACCACAACCCCACAGGGCCCGACTGCCAACACCGGTCCGCCCGCGGCGAGCGCTCCATCGATGCAGCCTGGCCGTCCGCTGCCGGCAACGCCCCACTGGACCCGCACACGTGAACCCCACCTCCTTCGGTCTCTACGACCCTGCCCGCGAATCGAGCGACTGCGGCGTCGGTTTCATCACCCGACTCGACGGCACGCCCCACCACGACGTCATCCGCAAGGGCGACGAAGCGCTCTGCGCCATCCCCCACCGCGGCGGCAAGTCCGCCGAGGGTGTCGGCGACGGCGCCGGTGTGAGCATCGACCTGTCGGTGGAGTTCTTCAGCGCCATCACCGGCCAGGAGCTCCGCGCCGGTCACTTCGGTGTCGCGAACTGCTTCGTGCCGAGCGGCGAGGGTGTGACGGCGGACGCCGAGCGCGCCCGTGCGCAGCAGACCGTCACGGACGCCATCGAGCAGCAGGGCTTCGAGCTGCTCGTCGTCCGCGACGTCCCGGTGGACCACTCCGTCGCCCGCCCCGAGGCCGAGCAGTACCAGCTGCCGATCGTGCAGTGGGTCTTCCGCGCGCCCGAGCAGTGGGACCGCACCGAGGTCGACGCGGCGGCGAACCGTGCCCTGCTCGCGATCGAGTCGGTGTCCTACGGCGAAGCCGCCGAGCAGCGCGCCGAGCACGCGGCCCTGTACCCGCTGTCGCTCAGCGCCCGGACCCAGATCCTGAAGGGCCGCCTGAACTCGGGCGAGGTCATCGGGTACTTCACGGACCTGCGAGACCCGCGTCACTCGGTGCGGACGCTGTACTTCCACACCCGGTTCTCGACGAACACCGAGCCGCACCCGACGATGGCGCAGCCGTTCCGGCTGATGGCGCACAACGGCGAGCTGAACACCGACCGGAAGAACCGTCTGTCGGACGAGGCACTGGCGCGTGCCCGCACCCGCAGCATCGTCCGCCCGCCCGGGCAGTCGGACTCGAGCCGCCTCGACCAGACGCTGCAGAGCCGCGTGTTCGACGACGGGCTCGAGATCGTCGAGGCCGTGGTCTCGCTCATGCCGCCGGCGTGGGAGAACGACCGCACGCTGACCGCCGACGTGCGGGACATGCTCGAGTACTTCTCGCTGTACGAGGAGAAGAACGACGGCCCCGCCGCCGTGATCTTCAGCGACGGCGACGTGGTCGGCGCGCGCCTGGACCGCCTGGGGCTGCGTCCGCTGCGCACCGTCGAGACCACCGAGTACCTGATGGTGTCGTCCGAGGCCGGTCAGGTCACGTTCGACGCCGACGAGGTCGTGCACCGCGGCCGCATCGAGGCCGGCGGCATGCTCGTCGTCGACCACCGCACCGGGACCCGGATGCGCACGGACGAGGTGCTGCGCATGCTCGCGGCCCGCCGCGACTACGGCACGCTGCTCGACGCGGCCCGTGTGAACCTCGACGACCTGCCCGCGCCCGCGTACGACCGCACCAGGAACACCCTGGGCTACGCGGGTGACCTGTCGCTCGCCGGCCGGTACGTGGCGTACTCGCTGAACCAGGAGAGCTTCCGGTTCATGCTCGACCCGATGCTGCAGAACGGCTCGGAGCGGATCTCGGCGATGGGCTACGGCAACGCCATCAACGCCCTGAGCGACACCGAGGGCGGCATGGCGAAGTACTTCTCGCAGCGCTTCGCCCAGGTGACGAACCCGCCGCTCGACTCGATCCGCGAAGCCGACGGGATGAGCATGCGCGTGGCGCTCGGCGCGAAGCCGGACGGCACGGGTTCGACGAGCCGCCAGCTCGTCGTGCAGTCGCCGATCCTCGGCCACCTGGACATGGTGCGCCTGCGCGACCAGGACATCGTGCCGCTCGAGCGCTTCGACATGCTCTACGTGCCGGTGCTCGGCGACGAGCAGGCGAACGCGGACGCCGTGCGCGACGCCGTGGACGCCCTGTGCGACGCCGTGGAGCAGTTCGCGGGGACGTCCGGCGGCATCGCCGTGCTGACCGACCGCGAGGTCTCGTCGACCCGTGCGCCCCTGCCCGTGATCCTGGCCGTGGCCGCCGTGAACCAGCGGCTCATCGAGACCGGGTTGCGCCTTCGGGTGTCCGTCGTCGCTGAGAGCGGTCAGCTGCCATCGTCACACCACGTGGCGACGGCCCTGGGCTTCGGCGCCTCGGCTGTGTACAGCTTGAGCGCGCGCCTGCGTGCCGAGGAGAAGTACCCCGCGGCGCCCGCCCCCGCTGGCGAGCTCACCGCGACGGACCTCGCGCTGAAGCAGTTCCGCAAGGCCGCCGAGAAGGCGCTCGCGAAGACCATGGGCCGCGTCGGCCTCTGCACCGCCGAGAGCTACATCGGTGGCGCGTTCTTCGAGCCGAACTACCTGGACACCGGCGACGACGTCCTGGCTCGGGTGTTCCCGCACATGCAGGCGCCGGTCGGCGGTGTCGGCTTCGCCCGCATCGCCCAGGCGGCGACGGACTGGCACGAGCGTGCCCGCTCGGTCGCGGCCGAGGGCCAGGTCCCCCTGCTCGGCCTGTTCAAGGAGCGTTCGGACGGTGCCGGCCACTCGTTCGGCGTCGCGAGCGTCCGCGGGTTCGGCGGGATGACCGAGGAGCGTCCGTCCTTCGAGCGCTCCGGCGACTCGGACGCGCTGCGCCTGCTGACGCTCGGCCAGCTCGACGACTCGTTCGGCATCACCGACGCCGCGTACCGCAACACCGGGTACGACCGCCTCAGTGACACCGAGATCGACCAGCACCGGATCACGCCGGGCTACGTCACGTTCCTGCAGACCACGCACGACGAACGGTCGCGCCGCCCCGCTGCGCTCCGCGACGTGCTCGCGCTGCCCGCGGACGTCACCGGCATCGACACGGCCGAGGACTTCGCCCGCGAGCTGGGTCGGTTCTCGACGACCGGCAACGCCAGCGTCACCGTGCGCGGGCTGTCCGGCTCGCGTCCGGCGTTCTCCGACGAGCTCCCGGGAGGCACGGAGCGGTTCCGCCTGGAGCTCGCGTCGACGGGCGCCACGGGTGCACTGCGCCACCAGGCCCTGGCAGACGGCCTCGGGCTGCTGTACCCGGGCCAGGTCGACGTCGACTCCGTCGACGACACCCAGGTGACGCTCCGCGCCACCGGCGCGGCCGTCGGGCTGCTCGCCCTGCTCGAGAGCGCGCCCGACAGCGTCGAGCTCGACGAGGTCCAGCCGGCACACGAGATCACCCGGACCCTGGCGTCCGGCGCGATGAGCCACGGCGCCCTCGTCGCCACCGCGCACGAGGCGGTGGCGCACGGCACGAACATGGTCGGCGGCATGTCGAACAGTGGTGAGGGCGGCGAGCACCACTCCCGCTACGGCACCATCCGCGGCTCGCGGATCAAGCAGTTCGCCTCGGGTCGCTTCGGCATCTGGGCGGGCTACCTCGCCGACCCCATGCTCGAGGAACTCGAGATCAAGATCGGTCAGGGCGCGAAGCCCGGCGAGGGCGGTCAGCTGCCCGCGCCGAAGGTCACGGTGGACATCGCCGCGGCCCGTGGTGGCACGCCCGGCGTCGAGCTCATCTCGCCGCCGCCGCACCACGACACGTACTCGATCGAGGACCTGGCGCAGCTCATCCACGACTGCAAGGCCGCCCGCGTCCGGGTGATCGTGAAGCTCGTGTCCTCCGAGGGCATCGGCACCATCGCGGTCGGCGTCGCCAAGGCCGGCGCGGACGTCATCAACGTCGCGGGCAACACCGGTGGCACCGGCGCCGCGGCCGTCACGAGCCTGAAGTACGCGGGACGTTCGGCGGAGATCGGCGTCGCCGAGGTCCACCAGGCCCTCGTCGCGAACGGCCTGCGCTCCAAGGTCACGCTCCGTTGCTCGGGCGCGCACCAGACCGGGTCCGACGTCGTGACGAGCGCCCTGCTCGGCGGCGACAGCTTCGAGTTCGGCACGACCGCGCTCATGATGCTCGGCTGCGTCATGGCGAAGAACTGCAACGTGAAGTGCCCGGCCGGCCTCACCACGAACGCCGAGGCGTTCGAGGGCGACCCGCGTGCACTCGCGCAGTACCTGCTCAACATCGCCCACGACGTGCGGCAGATCCTGGCCCGCCTCGGCCTGCGCTCCCTGCGCGAGGCACGGGGTCGCACCGACCTGCTGCAGCTCCTCGACCACCCGGCGAGCGTCGGCCGTCTGGACGCCCGCGCCCTGCTCGCGCAGGTGCCGGAGAAGGTCGTGACGGACCCGGAGTACCTGGAGAAGGACTTCCACACCGACGACGCACTGCTCGAGCGCATCCGCACGGCGCTGGTCGACCACGCCCAGGAGCACGTGCTCGTGCACGGCGTCCTGCTCGGCAACAGCGACAAGTCCGTCGGCGGTCAGCTCGGCATCGACGTCGAGCGCCTGCTCAACCACGAGCTCCGCGCCGAGGACGTCCAGGGGCTGCCCGCCGTGGCGACCGACGACCGCGGGCGCCGCCGGCTGGTCGACGGTGCGGTCACGATCCGCACCCAGGGCTCGGCCGGGCAGTCGTACGGCGTGTTCAACAACGACGGCATAGTGCTCGAGCACACCGGCACCGCGAACGACGGCGTCGGCAAGAGCCAGAGCGGCGGTCGGATCATCGTCCGTGCACCGGGCGGCGGCAGTGCCGACCAGGGCGGGAACGTGCTGATCGGCAACTTCGCGCTCTTCGGGGCCACCGGCGGCCGCACGTTCGTCGAGGGCGAGGCCGGAGACCGCTTCGCCGTGCGCAACTCCGGCGCCACGGCCGTGGTCGAGGGCGTCGGCGACTTCGGGTGCGAGTACATGACCGGCGGTGCCGTGTTCAACCTCGGCGCGTTCGGCAAGGGCCTCGGCAACGGCATGTCCGGCGGGTTCCTG from Curtobacterium sp. MCJR17_020 includes:
- a CDS encoding glutamate synthase-related protein produces the protein MNPTSFGLYDPARESSDCGVGFITRLDGTPHHDVIRKGDEALCAIPHRGGKSAEGVGDGAGVSIDLSVEFFSAITGQELRAGHFGVANCFVPSGEGVTADAERARAQQTVTDAIEQQGFELLVVRDVPVDHSVARPEAEQYQLPIVQWVFRAPEQWDRTEVDAAANRALLAIESVSYGEAAEQRAEHAALYPLSLSARTQILKGRLNSGEVIGYFTDLRDPRHSVRTLYFHTRFSTNTEPHPTMAQPFRLMAHNGELNTDRKNRLSDEALARARTRSIVRPPGQSDSSRLDQTLQSRVFDDGLEIVEAVVSLMPPAWENDRTLTADVRDMLEYFSLYEEKNDGPAAVIFSDGDVVGARLDRLGLRPLRTVETTEYLMVSSEAGQVTFDADEVVHRGRIEAGGMLVVDHRTGTRMRTDEVLRMLAARRDYGTLLDAARVNLDDLPAPAYDRTRNTLGYAGDLSLAGRYVAYSLNQESFRFMLDPMLQNGSERISAMGYGNAINALSDTEGGMAKYFSQRFAQVTNPPLDSIREADGMSMRVALGAKPDGTGSTSRQLVVQSPILGHLDMVRLRDQDIVPLERFDMLYVPVLGDEQANADAVRDAVDALCDAVEQFAGTSGGIAVLTDREVSSTRAPLPVILAVAAVNQRLIETGLRLRVSVVAESGQLPSSHHVATALGFGASAVYSLSARLRAEEKYPAAPAPAGELTATDLALKQFRKAAEKALAKTMGRVGLCTAESYIGGAFFEPNYLDTGDDVLARVFPHMQAPVGGVGFARIAQAATDWHERARSVAAEGQVPLLGLFKERSDGAGHSFGVASVRGFGGMTEERPSFERSGDSDALRLLTLGQLDDSFGITDAAYRNTGYDRLSDTEIDQHRITPGYVTFLQTTHDERSRRPAALRDVLALPADVTGIDTAEDFARELGRFSTTGNASVTVRGLSGSRPAFSDELPGGTERFRLELASTGATGALRHQALADGLGLLYPGQVDVDSVDDTQVTLRATGAAVGLLALLESAPDSVELDEVQPAHEITRTLASGAMSHGALVATAHEAVAHGTNMVGGMSNSGEGGEHHSRYGTIRGSRIKQFASGRFGIWAGYLADPMLEELEIKIGQGAKPGEGGQLPAPKVTVDIAAARGGTPGVELISPPPHHDTYSIEDLAQLIHDCKAARVRVIVKLVSSEGIGTIAVGVAKAGADVINVAGNTGGTGAAAVTSLKYAGRSAEIGVAEVHQALVANGLRSKVTLRCSGAHQTGSDVVTSALLGGDSFEFGTTALMMLGCVMAKNCNVKCPAGLTTNAEAFEGDPRALAQYLLNIAHDVRQILARLGLRSLREARGRTDLLQLLDHPASVGRLDARALLAQVPEKVVTDPEYLEKDFHTDDALLERIRTALVDHAQEHVLVHGVLLGNSDKSVGGQLGIDVERLLNHELRAEDVQGLPAVATDDRGRRRLVDGAVTIRTQGSAGQSYGVFNNDGIVLEHTGTANDGVGKSQSGGRIIVRAPGGGSADQGGNVLIGNFALFGATGGRTFVEGEAGDRFAVRNSGATAVVEGVGDFGCEYMTGGAVFNLGAFGKGLGNGMSGGFLYQYDPSGQVAERASTDSLLVFPVTDTERGAFHEAGARLLLEWHLEATGSALAERLLADWETTRQHVFVGMPRALLLSQDAGEILAAATRPELLDELATSIATDKLRAFKVDYRDQRTVLDGRAPALGDQGDDMFSLLSSYTVLGVAQDVALERVPGAGANDPRVTEAVKNLVLTEDFSVKQRVVKYLRGTLDRFADDQLATLIAIKRLDDYKRALTQRNNRSMDAPGTTGWIMHQNAKNDGRVREARFDELLATAALEDIARRAPQAPTEAVSA